One segment of Curtobacterium sp. MR_MD2014 DNA contains the following:
- a CDS encoding glycoside hydrolase family 35 protein — MRFAIGDSDFLLDGEPHRVLSGAIHYFRVHPDLWQDRIRKAKLMGLNTIETYVAWNAHAPRPGVFDLTGGLDLGRFLDLVAAEGMHAIVRPGPYICAEWSNGGLPYWLFADGTVGVRRNEPGFLAAVQEYLEHLAPVLVPRQIDQGGPIVLVQVENEYGAYGSDASYLRALEEMHRAIGLTVPFTSVDQPMDSMLEDGSLPSLHKTGSFGSRSTERLARLRQAQPTGPLMCSEFWDGWFDSWGEHHHTTPASASASDLDDLLAAGGSVNIYMFHGGSNFGFTNGANDKGVYRPIATSYDYDAPLDEAGRPTAKFHAFRAVIERYAPVPPLPESMREGGSGRLESYDRSSGREARVTPATDLAVRLDRVASLRSLLPTLTDWSTHDEPPTFDALGAASGFVLYRTEVDLPDGGVLTVGTEVRDRAVVSVDGVVVGVLEREHHDRAIALPPVTGTLELLVEDQGRVDYGPRIGEPKGLIGGVAVDGVPLARWSASPLALDPIAPAAVDQLAALVPTDGDVLAGPVLAAGSFDLTSTEDRYLSLDGFRKGVAWVNGFCLGRYWSRGPQQTLAVPGPVLRAGRNEVVVLELHASASRTVCMLLEPDLGHTEA; from the coding sequence ATGCGCTTCGCCATCGGCGACTCCGACTTCCTGCTCGACGGCGAGCCGCACCGGGTCCTGTCCGGCGCGATCCACTACTTCCGCGTGCACCCGGACCTCTGGCAGGACCGGATCCGCAAGGCGAAGCTGATGGGCCTCAACACCATCGAGACCTACGTCGCCTGGAACGCCCACGCGCCGCGTCCCGGTGTGTTCGACCTGACCGGCGGCCTCGACCTGGGCCGGTTCCTCGACCTGGTCGCCGCCGAGGGCATGCACGCCATCGTCCGTCCCGGGCCCTACATCTGCGCCGAGTGGTCGAACGGCGGCCTGCCCTACTGGCTCTTCGCCGACGGCACCGTCGGCGTCCGCCGGAACGAGCCGGGCTTCCTCGCCGCCGTGCAGGAGTACCTCGAGCACCTCGCGCCGGTGCTCGTTCCGCGCCAGATCGACCAGGGCGGCCCGATCGTGCTCGTGCAGGTCGAGAACGAGTACGGCGCCTACGGCTCGGACGCGTCCTACCTGCGGGCGCTCGAGGAGATGCACCGGGCCATCGGTCTGACCGTCCCGTTCACGAGCGTCGACCAGCCGATGGACTCGATGCTCGAGGACGGCTCGTTGCCCTCGCTGCACAAGACCGGCTCCTTCGGGTCCCGCTCCACGGAGCGTCTCGCGCGCCTCCGCCAGGCGCAGCCGACCGGCCCGCTCATGTGCTCGGAGTTCTGGGACGGCTGGTTCGACAGCTGGGGCGAGCACCACCACACCACCCCGGCGTCCGCGTCGGCGTCGGACCTCGACGACCTGCTCGCCGCCGGCGGCTCCGTCAACATCTACATGTTCCACGGCGGCTCGAACTTCGGCTTCACCAACGGCGCGAACGACAAGGGCGTGTACCGGCCGATCGCGACGTCGTACGACTACGACGCCCCGCTCGACGAGGCCGGTCGCCCGACGGCGAAGTTCCACGCGTTCCGCGCGGTCATCGAGCGCTACGCACCCGTCCCGCCGCTGCCCGAGTCGATGCGGGAGGGTGGGTCGGGTCGCCTTGAATCGTATGATCGTTCGAGCGGCCGGGAGGCGCGGGTCACCCCCGCCACGGACCTCGCGGTCCGCCTGGACCGCGTCGCGTCGCTCCGCTCCCTGCTGCCCACGCTCACCGACTGGTCGACGCACGACGAGCCGCCGACCTTCGACGCCCTCGGCGCCGCGAGCGGCTTCGTGCTGTACCGCACCGAGGTCGACCTGCCGGACGGCGGCGTCCTGACCGTCGGCACCGAGGTCCGCGACCGTGCGGTCGTCTCGGTGGACGGGGTCGTCGTCGGCGTCCTCGAGCGCGAGCACCACGACCGGGCGATCGCGCTCCCGCCGGTCACCGGCACGCTCGAGCTCCTCGTCGAGGACCAGGGGCGCGTCGACTACGGCCCCCGCATCGGCGAGCCGAAGGGCCTGATCGGCGGCGTGGCCGTCGACGGTGTGCCGCTCGCCCGGTGGTCGGCGTCACCGCTCGCGCTCGACCCGATCGCACCGGCGGCCGTCGACCAGCTCGCGGCGCTGGTACCCACCGACGGTGACGTGCTGGCCGGGCCCGTGCTCGCCGCCGGGTCGTTCGACCTGACGTCCACCGAGGACCGCTACCTGTCGCTCGACGGCTTCCGCAAGGGTGTCGCCTGGGTGAACGGGTTCTGCCTCGGGCGGTACTGGTCGCGCGGGCCGCAGCAGACGCTGGCCGTGCCGGGGCCGGTGCTCCGTGCCGGTCGGAACGAGGTCGTCGTGCTCGAGCTGCACGCCTCGGCGTCCCGCACGGTCTGCATGCTGCTCGAGCCCGACCTGGGACACACCGAGGCGTAG
- a CDS encoding carbohydrate ABC transporter permease: MSTLAARPAEAAPPARPTARRPKVRGRYTGWLFVGPFVVVLVAMLIVPIGYALWLSLFRDQLIGGNQFVWFANYVQLFQDAQFWEGLGRVALFLVVQVPIMLGLALVAALALDSARLWGTGFFRIAVFLPYAVPGVVAALIWGFIYGNQFGLTGAANSALGIDLLQPFSPTWVLTSIGNVVTWEFLGYNMLIFYAALRVVPGELYEAAELDGAGPLRTVFSIKLPALRGPMVIATIFSIIGSFQLFNEPNLLKTLAPNVIGSAFTPNMYAYSLSFSGQQFNYSATVAIVMGVITAVIAYVVQVRGTRQENR; the protein is encoded by the coding sequence ATGAGCACGCTCGCAGCGCGCCCGGCCGAGGCGGCACCGCCGGCGCGGCCGACCGCTCGCCGCCCGAAGGTCCGGGGGCGGTACACCGGCTGGCTGTTCGTCGGCCCCTTCGTCGTCGTCCTCGTGGCGATGCTCATCGTGCCGATCGGCTACGCGCTCTGGCTCAGCCTGTTCCGCGACCAGCTCATCGGCGGCAACCAGTTCGTGTGGTTCGCCAACTACGTGCAGCTGTTCCAGGACGCCCAGTTCTGGGAGGGCCTCGGTCGCGTGGCACTCTTCCTGGTCGTGCAGGTCCCGATCATGCTCGGCCTCGCGCTCGTGGCGGCCCTCGCGCTCGACAGCGCACGGCTCTGGGGCACCGGGTTCTTCCGCATCGCCGTGTTCCTGCCGTACGCCGTGCCCGGCGTGGTCGCCGCCCTCATCTGGGGCTTCATCTACGGCAACCAGTTCGGCCTCACGGGCGCCGCGAACAGCGCGCTCGGCATCGACCTGCTCCAGCCGTTCAGCCCGACCTGGGTCCTCACGTCGATCGGCAACGTGGTCACGTGGGAGTTCCTCGGCTACAACATGCTGATCTTCTACGCCGCCCTGCGCGTCGTGCCCGGTGAGCTCTACGAGGCTGCCGAGCTCGACGGCGCCGGCCCGCTGCGCACCGTCTTCTCGATCAAGCTGCCCGCCCTGCGCGGCCCGATGGTCATCGCGACGATCTTCTCGATCATCGGCAGCTTCCAGCTCTTCAACGAGCCGAACCTGCTGAAGACGCTCGCGCCGAACGTCATCGGCAGCGCCTTCACCCCGAACATGTACGCCTACTCGCTGTCCTTCAGCGGCCAGCAGTTCAACTACTCCGCCACCGTCGCCATCGTCATGGGTGTCATCACCGCCGTGATCGCCTACGTCGTCCAGGTCCGCGGAACCCGCCAGGAGAACCGATGA
- a CDS encoding carbohydrate ABC transporter permease yields MSTLQQPAAGATSPATVTEATTTQRDPGDRATRASRSRRAGKPVDGRKVKRSGLLTAVMVVFVVYSFAPLFYLLVNSTKTQASLLSTFGLWFGGDFNLWQNIVDTLTYNDGIFLQWLGNTLLYVVVGAGGATLLATVAGYGMAKFQFPGRRAVFAVVLGAIAVPGTALAVPTFLLFSQFGLTNTPWAIILPSLISPFGMYLIWTYAIDAIPTELIEAARMDGAGEFRIFFTIALKLLTPGVVTVLLFAVVATWNNYFLPLIMLSDPKWYPLTVGLNQWNAQATGSGAQPIYNLVVTGSLLTIIPIVVAFLFLQRFWQSGLAAGSVKA; encoded by the coding sequence ATGAGCACCCTGCAGCAGCCCGCCGCCGGCGCGACCAGCCCGGCCACGGTCACCGAGGCGACCACCACCCAGCGCGACCCGGGGGACCGGGCGACCCGCGCCTCCCGGTCGCGCCGCGCCGGCAAGCCGGTCGACGGACGCAAGGTGAAGCGCTCCGGTCTCCTGACCGCCGTGATGGTCGTCTTCGTCGTCTACTCGTTCGCACCGCTGTTCTATCTGCTGGTGAACAGCACCAAGACCCAGGCGTCCCTGCTGTCGACGTTCGGCCTGTGGTTCGGCGGCGACTTCAACCTCTGGCAGAACATCGTCGACACCCTGACCTACAACGACGGCATCTTCCTGCAGTGGCTCGGCAACACGCTGCTGTACGTGGTCGTCGGTGCCGGTGGCGCGACCCTGCTCGCCACGGTCGCCGGCTACGGCATGGCGAAGTTCCAGTTCCCCGGCCGTCGCGCGGTCTTCGCCGTCGTCCTCGGGGCGATCGCCGTCCCGGGCACCGCCCTCGCCGTCCCGACCTTCCTGCTCTTCTCGCAGTTCGGCCTGACGAACACCCCCTGGGCGATCATCCTGCCGTCGCTCATCAGCCCGTTCGGCATGTACCTCATCTGGACCTACGCGATCGACGCGATCCCGACCGAGCTCATCGAGGCCGCCCGCATGGACGGCGCCGGCGAGTTCCGGATCTTCTTCACCATCGCGCTGAAGCTCCTCACGCCCGGTGTCGTCACCGTCCTGCTCTTCGCAGTCGTCGCCACCTGGAACAACTACTTCCTGCCGCTCATCATGCTGAGCGACCCGAAGTGGTACCCGCTCACGGTCGGCCTCAACCAGTGGAACGCCCAGGCCACCGGCTCCGGCGCGCAGCCGATCTACAACCTCGTCGTCACCGGATCGCTCCTCACGATCATCCCGATCGTGGTCGCGTTCCTCTTCCTCCAGCGCTTCTGGCAGTCCGGCCTCGCGGCCGGGTCCGTCAAGGCCTGA
- a CDS encoding ABC transporter substrate-binding protein, producing the protein MNKRLRRGLSALAIGVTAAIAMTACASGSSAGGSADDIDKALKDGGTLTYWSWTPSAKDQVAAFEKQYPKVKVKLVNAGTGADQYTKLQNTIKAGSGAPDVAQVEYYALPQFALSDSLVDLSSYGFGDLESKFSKGTWSNVAMDGKVYGLPQDSGPMALFYNKKVFDEYGIEVPKTWDEYIAAGKKLHEADSSKYIAADSGDAGFTTSMIAQAGGTPFTTDGDKITIDLHDAGTQKWAKTWDQLVEQGLLSKTTGWTDDWYKQLGNGQIATMVTGAWMPGNLMASVPDAKGDWRVAPMPTYGGVQAQTASNGGSSQVVMKQSKNPALAAGFLKWLNSSEESTKVFMQSGGFPSTTADLNSSSFLDEKPEYFGGQEINKVLVDASKSSANDFTYLPYQVYANSVYADTVGQSYQNGTSLEGGLEAWQKALVKYGKDQGFTVESK; encoded by the coding sequence ATGAACAAGCGTCTCCGGCGCGGGCTCAGCGCCCTCGCCATCGGCGTCACCGCCGCCATCGCGATGACCGCCTGCGCCTCCGGCAGCTCCGCCGGCGGCTCGGCGGACGACATCGACAAGGCTCTCAAGGACGGCGGCACGCTGACCTACTGGTCCTGGACCCCCTCGGCCAAGGACCAGGTCGCCGCGTTCGAGAAGCAGTACCCGAAGGTCAAGGTCAAGCTGGTCAACGCCGGCACCGGTGCCGACCAGTACACCAAGCTGCAGAACACGATCAAGGCCGGCTCGGGTGCTCCCGACGTCGCGCAGGTCGAGTACTACGCGCTGCCGCAGTTCGCCCTGTCCGACTCGCTCGTCGACCTGTCGTCGTACGGCTTCGGCGACCTCGAGAGCAAGTTCTCGAAGGGCACCTGGAGCAACGTCGCCATGGACGGCAAGGTCTACGGCCTGCCCCAGGACTCCGGCCCCATGGCGCTGTTCTACAACAAGAAGGTCTTCGACGAGTACGGCATCGAGGTGCCGAAGACGTGGGACGAGTACATCGCCGCGGGCAAGAAGCTGCACGAGGCGGACTCGTCGAAGTACATCGCGGCGGACTCCGGCGACGCCGGCTTCACCACGAGCATGATCGCCCAGGCCGGTGGCACCCCGTTCACGACCGACGGCGACAAGATCACCATCGACCTGCACGACGCCGGCACGCAGAAGTGGGCGAAGACCTGGGACCAGCTCGTCGAGCAGGGCCTGCTGTCGAAGACCACCGGCTGGACCGACGACTGGTACAAGCAGCTCGGCAACGGCCAGATCGCCACGATGGTGACCGGCGCCTGGATGCCCGGCAACCTGATGGCCAGCGTGCCGGACGCAAAGGGTGACTGGCGCGTCGCCCCGATGCCGACCTACGGTGGCGTCCAGGCCCAGACCGCCAGCAACGGCGGCAGCTCGCAGGTCGTCATGAAGCAGTCGAAGAACCCGGCCCTCGCCGCCGGCTTCCTGAAGTGGCTGAACTCGTCGGAGGAGTCCACGAAGGTCTTCATGCAGTCCGGCGGCTTCCCGTCGACGACCGCTGACCTGAACTCGAGCTCGTTCCTGGACGAGAAGCCGGAGTACTTCGGTGGCCAGGAGATCAACAAGGTCCTCGTCGACGCCTCGAAGTCCTCGGCGAACGACTTCACCTACCTGCCGTACCAGGTCTACGCGAACAGCGTCTACGCCGACACCGTCGGGCAGTCCTACCAGAACGGCACCTCGCTCGAGGGCGGTCTGGAGGCCTGGCAGAAGGCACTCGTGAAGTACGGCAAGGACCAGGGCTTCACGGTCGAGAGCAAGTAA
- a CDS encoding GNAT family N-acetyltransferase, with amino-acid sequence MELVAPSPEYYPSFRRALQEWDGAHQDGAGIRDAAALQDRAGFERWVDQLLAEETTPASPDHVTCTYRWMVQGDEYLGSIALRHELNDFLRSYGGHVGYGVRPSARGRGLASAALAEVVRAAAERGLPEVMLTCDATNPASRRVIEHAGGRYERSVVDPDGHTLLHHWIRTGAHAHPDVTEVDIVGGPEPLTVGLRDHDPAWSARYEEHRARIAHALDGQHVTIEHIGSTSVPGLAAKPIVDVAVAVPDVTDEAAYLTPLLGAGYGLRVREPGHRLVRTPERDAHVHVYEHGAAELDDYLLLRDQLRRDDTDRQRYEDTKRALMEQSWDDTNAYADAKTAVITDIRSRARAAVVRIRPVRSTDAAAWQALYAGYRAFYRLPEDTEAVRTTWQWVSTGAHGLTGLVAEDADGHLLGFADLRRFARPSSATTGLYLDDLFTAPDARGCGVATALLHEAAATAAAEGASVVRWITAEDNATARAVYDRVAAATPWVTYDMRPSAD; translated from the coding sequence ATGGAACTCGTCGCCCCCTCCCCCGAGTACTACCCGTCCTTCCGCCGCGCCCTGCAGGAGTGGGACGGTGCCCACCAGGACGGCGCCGGGATCCGGGACGCCGCGGCGCTGCAGGACCGAGCGGGCTTCGAGCGCTGGGTCGACCAGCTCCTGGCCGAGGAGACGACCCCGGCCAGCCCCGACCACGTGACGTGCACCTACCGCTGGATGGTCCAGGGTGACGAGTACCTCGGCAGCATCGCGCTGCGGCACGAGCTCAACGACTTCCTCCGCTCGTACGGCGGGCACGTCGGGTACGGCGTCCGGCCCTCCGCCCGGGGCCGGGGCCTGGCGTCCGCGGCGCTCGCCGAGGTCGTCCGCGCGGCTGCCGAGCGCGGGCTGCCCGAGGTCATGCTGACGTGCGACGCGACGAACCCCGCGTCCCGCCGGGTCATCGAGCACGCCGGCGGCCGGTACGAGCGCAGCGTGGTCGACCCGGACGGGCACACCCTGCTCCACCACTGGATCCGCACCGGTGCGCACGCGCACCCCGACGTCACCGAGGTGGACATCGTCGGCGGCCCCGAACCGCTGACCGTCGGGCTCCGGGACCACGATCCCGCCTGGTCCGCCCGCTACGAGGAGCACCGTGCACGGATCGCCCACGCCCTGGACGGCCAGCACGTCACGATCGAGCACATCGGCTCGACGTCCGTGCCGGGACTCGCCGCGAAGCCGATCGTCGACGTCGCGGTCGCCGTGCCGGACGTCACCGACGAGGCCGCGTACCTCACCCCACTGCTCGGCGCCGGCTACGGGCTCCGGGTACGCGAGCCCGGGCACCGCCTCGTCCGCACGCCCGAGCGCGACGCGCACGTGCACGTGTACGAGCACGGCGCTGCCGAGCTCGACGACTACCTGCTGCTCCGCGACCAGCTCCGCCGCGACGACACCGACCGGCAGCGGTACGAGGACACCAAGCGTGCGCTGATGGAGCAGTCGTGGGACGACACGAACGCCTACGCCGACGCGAAGACCGCCGTGATCACGGACATCCGGTCCCGAGCGCGCGCCGCGGTCGTGCGCATCCGTCCGGTGCGGTCGACGGACGCCGCTGCGTGGCAGGCCCTGTACGCCGGCTACCGCGCGTTCTACCGGCTGCCGGAGGACACCGAGGCCGTCCGGACCACCTGGCAGTGGGTGTCGACGGGTGCACACGGGCTGACCGGCCTGGTCGCCGAGGACGCCGACGGCCACCTGCTCGGGTTCGCCGACCTCCGACGGTTCGCCCGCCCGTCGTCGGCGACGACCGGCCTGTACCTCGACGACCTGTTCACGGCTCCCGACGCCAGGGGGTGCGGCGTCGCGACGGCACTGCTGCACGAGGCGGCGGCCACCGCCGCTGCCGAGGGCGCGAGCGTCGTCCGCTGGATCACCGCCGAGGACAACGCGACCGCGCGGGCGGTCTACGACCGCGTCGCCGCGGCGACCCCGTGGGTCACCTACGACATGCGGCCGTCCGCGGACTGA
- a CDS encoding LacI family DNA-binding transcriptional regulator, translating to MSTDLTAPRRAPSLAAVADAAGVSMQTVSRVARGFDNVSPDTRDRVQRAMDDLGYRPNRAARALRSGRFRTIGVIMFTLASFGNMRTLEAISAAAAAADFTITLLPMASRTGEGVRTALSRLHEQAVDGVVIVIESHIIDTAEVVLPSGVPLVVVDSAGTTDRPSIDIDQAEGARLATQHLLDLGHETVWHVAGPTASYSAERRLVAWRETLEHAGRRVPRVLPAGWSTADGHRAGQEIAARPEITAVFAVNDQTALGVLRAAHEAGRSVPESLSVVGFDDFPESESFWPPLTTVHQSFDEVGRRAVATLLAQIEGTPVRTSTDLVPVRLVERASTAPPPRA from the coding sequence TTGTCGACCGATCTGACCGCACCGCGCCGTGCGCCGTCGCTGGCCGCCGTGGCCGACGCCGCCGGCGTCTCGATGCAGACCGTGTCGCGCGTCGCCCGTGGCTTCGACAACGTCAGCCCGGACACCCGGGACCGGGTCCAGCGCGCCATGGACGACCTCGGCTACCGGCCGAACCGTGCGGCGCGTGCGCTGCGGTCCGGGCGCTTCCGGACCATCGGCGTGATCATGTTCACGCTCGCGTCGTTCGGCAACATGCGCACGCTCGAGGCCATCTCGGCCGCTGCGGCCGCCGCGGACTTCACCATCACCCTGCTGCCCATGGCGTCGCGCACCGGCGAGGGCGTCCGCACCGCGCTCTCCCGGCTGCACGAGCAGGCGGTCGACGGCGTCGTGATCGTCATCGAGTCGCACATCATCGACACCGCCGAGGTCGTGCTGCCGAGCGGTGTCCCGCTCGTGGTCGTCGACTCCGCGGGCACGACCGACCGGCCCTCCATCGACATCGACCAGGCCGAGGGCGCACGGCTCGCCACGCAGCACCTGCTCGACCTCGGGCACGAGACCGTCTGGCACGTCGCCGGACCCACCGCCTCGTACTCCGCGGAACGCCGCCTCGTCGCGTGGCGCGAGACGCTCGAGCACGCGGGCCGCAGGGTCCCCCGGGTCCTCCCCGCAGGGTGGTCGACGGCCGACGGGCACCGCGCCGGGCAGGAGATCGCGGCGCGGCCCGAGATCACCGCCGTCTTCGCGGTGAACGACCAGACCGCGCTCGGGGTCCTCCGGGCGGCGCACGAGGCCGGTCGGTCGGTGCCGGAGAGCCTCAGCGTGGTCGGCTTCGACGACTTCCCCGAGTCGGAGTCGTTCTGGCCGCCGTTGACCACCGTGCACCAGTCCTTCGACGAGGTCGGGCGGCGGGCGGTCGCGACGCTGCTGGCGCAGATCGAGGGCACCCCCGTCCGCACGTCGACCGACCTCGTGCCGGTGCGCCTGGTCGAACGGGCGAGCACGGCACCGCCGCCGCGGGCCTAG
- a CDS encoding 3-hydroxyacyl-CoA dehydrogenase, whose amino-acid sequence MTTFSSVTVLGAGVLGTQIALQTARHGIPVVVYDISEDAVAAGRERLAGIVEQYLGDVGQDARPDADAAVARITFDTDLARAVGGAELVVEAVPERLETKREVYGRLAEVASAETVFATNSSTLLPSAIADATGRPDRFLALHFANHVWRQNTAEVMGTEQTDPEVFERVATFAEEIGMVPIRLHKEQPGYVLNSLLVPLLDAAAGLVLRGVADPATIDTTWQIGTGSPVGPFRMYDVIGLRTAHAVASASPEPGAQAWAAYLQSEYLDQGKYGVESGEGFYRYR is encoded by the coding sequence ATGACCACCTTCAGCTCCGTCACCGTGCTCGGCGCCGGCGTCCTCGGCACCCAGATCGCCCTGCAGACCGCCCGACACGGCATCCCCGTCGTCGTGTACGACATCAGCGAGGACGCGGTCGCCGCCGGTCGTGAGCGACTCGCGGGCATCGTCGAGCAGTACCTCGGCGACGTCGGGCAGGACGCCCGACCGGACGCCGACGCCGCCGTCGCGCGGATCACCTTCGACACCGACCTCGCCCGGGCCGTCGGTGGGGCCGAGCTCGTCGTCGAGGCGGTCCCCGAGCGACTCGAGACCAAGCGCGAGGTCTACGGCCGGCTCGCCGAGGTGGCGTCGGCGGAGACCGTCTTCGCGACGAACTCGTCGACCCTGCTGCCGAGCGCGATCGCGGACGCGACCGGCCGCCCGGACCGCTTCCTCGCGCTGCACTTCGCCAACCACGTCTGGCGGCAGAACACCGCCGAGGTGATGGGAACCGAGCAGACCGACCCCGAGGTGTTCGAGCGCGTCGCGACGTTCGCCGAGGAGATCGGCATGGTCCCGATCCGCCTGCACAAGGAGCAGCCGGGCTACGTGCTCAACTCCCTGCTCGTGCCGCTCCTCGACGCCGCCGCGGGCCTGGTGCTCCGCGGGGTGGCCGACCCCGCCACGATCGACACCACCTGGCAGATCGGGACCGGCAGCCCGGTCGGGCCGTTCCGCATGTACGACGTCATCGGGCTCCGCACCGCGCACGCGGTCGCGAGCGCGTCCCCCGAGCCCGGCGCGCAGGCCTGGGCCGCGTACCTGCAGTCGGAGTACCTGGACCAGGGCAAGTACGGCGTCGAGTCGGGTGAGGGGTTCTACCGCTACCGCTGA